From the Nocardiopsis changdeensis genome, one window contains:
- a CDS encoding TetR/AcrR family transcriptional regulator, which translates to MSERRTRSERVVTTREAILAAAERLFAEHGISGVSNRQIGQEAGQGNNTAVTYHFGSREGLVRAIVRRHTDRIEEIRRHMVLRAEGSDDVRDWIACMVAPFAQHLADLGVPSWFGRFSAQVMADPAYRDIMALEALDSASLARAGRELLRCLPDLPEEVREERQEMVRILMVHMIAERERALAEGAHTAHDSWQRAASGLADALAGLWTAPVALPRP; encoded by the coding sequence ATGAGCGAGAGGCGGACGAGGTCGGAACGTGTCGTCACGACACGCGAGGCGATCCTGGCGGCGGCGGAGCGGCTCTTCGCCGAGCACGGGATCTCCGGCGTCTCCAACCGCCAGATCGGCCAGGAGGCCGGGCAGGGGAACAACACGGCGGTCACCTACCACTTCGGCTCCCGGGAGGGCCTGGTGCGCGCCATCGTGCGCAGGCACACCGACCGGATCGAGGAGATCCGCCGCCACATGGTGCTGCGGGCCGAGGGCTCCGACGACGTCCGGGACTGGATCGCCTGCATGGTGGCGCCCTTCGCCCAGCACCTGGCGGACCTGGGCGTCCCCTCCTGGTTCGGGCGGTTCAGCGCCCAGGTCATGGCCGACCCCGCCTACCGCGACATCATGGCGCTGGAGGCCCTGGACTCCGCATCCCTGGCCCGCGCGGGCAGGGAACTGCTCCGGTGCCTGCCCGACCTGCCCGAGGAGGTCCGCGAGGAGCGCCAGGAGATGGTCCGCATCCTCATGGTCCACATGATCGCCGAGCGGGAGCGCGCCCTGGCCGAGGGGGCGCACACGGCGCACGACTCCTGGCAGCGGGCGGCGTCCGGACTGGCCGACGCCCTCGCCGGCCTGTGGACCGCCCCGGTGGCCCTGCCCCGCCCGTGA